One region of Pagrus major chromosome 5, Pma_NU_1.0 genomic DNA includes:
- the agpat9l gene encoding glycerol-3-phosphate acyltransferase 3-like has translation MEDFWEGALWTMKIWLYMIIGLIMIPAMFGFSLGISETYMTILVKTLEWATLKIQKAHADERTLKASPSNGLIQREDGSMEKEFEELRRSRPKPPVGGDFTLSDCFYFSRRGIESIIEDEVTQRFTSEELVSWNLLTRTNNDFQYISLRLTLVYSLGIFVRYCILAPLRITLACIGLTWLVIGTSAVGLLPNWRMKFWLSEWVHVMCYRICARGLSATIRYHNRENKPKKGGICVANHTSPIDIVILCNDGCYAMVGQVHGGLMGVIQRAMVRSCPHVWFERAEMKDRHLVTKRLKDHVNDKTKLPILIFPEGTCVNNTSVMMFKKGSFEIGATIYPVAIKYDPKFGDAFWNSSKYSMVSYLLRMMTSWALVCNVWYLPAMHQQEGEDAVQFANRVKSAIAHQGGLLDLQWDGGLKRAKVKESFKEQQQKQYSSMVVGDDSSSNSD, from the exons atggaggactTCTGGGAAGGAGCCCTCTGGACGATGAAGATCTGGCTGTACATGATCATCGGCCTCATCATGATCCCAGCCATGTTTGGCTTCTCACTGGGCATCTCTGAGACCTACATGACCATCCTGGTCAAAACCTTAGAG TGGGCCACTCTGAAGATCCAGAAGGCACATGCTGATGAGCGAACACTCAAAGCCTCGCCATCTAATG gtctCATCCAGAGGGAAGATGGCTCTATGGAGAAAGAGTTCGAGGAACTTAGACGCAGTCGCCCCAAACCACCTGTAGGTGGTGATTTTACCCTCAGTGACTGTTTCTATTTCAGCCGGAGAGGAATTGAGAGCATCATAGAGGATGAG GTGACCCAGCGGTTCACGTCAGAGGAGCTGGTGTCCTGGAACTTATTGACTCGCACCAACAATGATTTCCAGTACATCAGTCTGAGACTGACGCTGGTCTACAGCCTCGGCATCTTTGTGAGATACTGCATCCTCGCCCCTCTCAG gATAACACTGGCCTGCATTGGTCTCACCTGGTTGGTCATAGGAACATCCGCAGTCGGATTACTTCCAAACTGGCG gaTGAAGTTCTGGCTCAGTGAGTGGGTCCATGTGATGTGCTACAGGATCTGTGCTCGAGGACTCTCTGCCACCATCCGCTATCACAACAG GGAGAATAAACCCAAAAAAGGAGGAATTTGTGTCGCTAATCACACCTCTCCTATCGACATTGTGATTCTCTGCAACGATGGGTGTTATGCTATG GTGGGTCAGGTTCATGGAGGTCTGATGGGAGTCATCCAGAGAGCCATGGTGAGGTCCTGTCCTCACGTCTGGTTCGAGAGAGCAGAGATGAAAGATCGCCACCTGGTGACCAAAAG GTTGAAGGATCATGTGAATGACAAGACAAAGCTTCCCATATTGATATTTCCAGAGG GAACCTGTGTCAACAACACATCTGTCATGATGTTTAAAAAGGGAAGTTTTGAAATCGGAGCAACTATATACCCAGTAGCCATTAAG TATGACCCAAAGTTTGGAGATGCTTTCTGGAACAGCTCCAAGTACAGCATGGTCAGTTACCTGCTGAGGATGATGACGAGCTGGGCCCTCGTCTGCAATGTCTGGTACCTGCCAGCCATGCACCAACAG GAGGGAGAAGATGCTGTCCAGTTTGCCAACAGAGTGAAGTCAGCCATCGCTCACCAGGGAGGCCTGCTAGATCTCCAGTG ggaTGGAGGCCTGAAGAGAGCCAAGGTGAAGGAGTCGTttaaagagcagcagcagaagcagtacAGCAGCATGGTGGTGGGAgacgacagcagcagcaacagtgacTGA
- the myl7 gene encoding myosin regulatory light chain 2, atrial isoform, translated as MFEQSQIQEFKEAFGCIDQDRDGVIKKQDLKETYGQLGKLNVKDEELDEMLNEGKGPINFTVFLSLFGEKLNGTDPEETILAAFKLFDPNATGFVNKDEFRRLLMNQADKFTAEEVDQAFAVAPIDPTGNIDYKSLCYIITHGDEKEES; from the exons ATGTTCGAGCAGTCCCAGATACAGGAGTTCAAAGAG GCTTTTGGCTGCATTGACCAAGACAGAGATGGTGTTATCAAAAAACAGGACCTGAAGGAGACCTATGGACAGCTGG gGAAGCTTAACGTCAAAGATGAGGAGCTGGACGAGATGTTGAATGAGGGGAAGGGTCCCATCAACTTCACCGTGTTCCTGAGTCTATTTGGGGAGAAACTGAATG GTACTGACCCTGAAGAAACCATACTTGCTGCTTTCAAGCTTTTTGACCCCAATGCGACTGGCTTTGTGAACAAGGATGA GTTTAGACGACTACTGATGAACCAGGCTGATAAATTCACAGCAGAGGAG GTGGATCAGGCCTTCGCTGTCGCTCCCATTGACCCGACTGGCAACATCGACTACAAGTCGCTCTGCTACATCATCACACACGGAGATGAGAAGGAGGAATCCTAA